The following DNA comes from Methanobrevibacter ruminantium.
AATTTAAATAGTAAAAGAGTAATATTTATAAAAGAATAATATTGTAGATTTATCAAAATTATTCAAATAAAAATTAAAGGGGTTTTTATATGAAAGGAACTTGGAAACTCAAATTAAGATTATGGCTTTCTATGGTTTTAATGTTCGGTATAGTGTATATTCTAATTATGCTTGCCGGTAACTTCTTAGGATATGGAGGCTTTTATGGATTCTATGCAATTGCAGGTATAGGTGTTATATTCTTGCAATACCTATTTGGCCCAAAGATTGTTGAAAGCTCAATGGGAGTTCACCAATTAAGTGAAGCTGAAGCTCCTCAACTCCATCAAATGGTGTCAGAATTAGCGGCTGCAGCTAATATCCCTAAGCCTAAAGTGGGTATATCCAATACTATGGTGCCTAATGCATTTGCTTACGGCAGATCCAAACGCAGTGGACATATATGTGTTACAAGAGGTATCCTTGGTCTTCTTGATGAGGAAGAGCTTAGAGCAGTTTTAGGCCATGAAATGTCTCATATTAAACATAATGATATGGCTATTACAACTGTTGTCAGTGCTATTCCACTCATTTGCTACTATCTATCATTTTCACTTATGTTTTCAGGGGGTGGAGACAACGACAACCGAGGAACTCTTTTAGGTATTTTAGCATTGATCGCTTACTTCTTAGGTCAATTAATTGTTCTATTCATTTCCAGAATAAGAGAATACTATGCTGATGCAGGAAGTGTAGAATTAGGTTGCAAACCTGAAAAATTAGCTTCTGCATTATATAAATTGGTTAATGGTGCAGCAAAAGTTCCACAATCTGAAATAAGGGATATTGAAGGAACTAAAGCATTCTTCTTAACTGACATCTCCAATGCAAGAAATGAATTCAATAATTTAGCTCAATTGGACTTGGATATGGATGGTGCAATCAGTGCTGAAGAACTAAATGTTTTAAGAGATTCTAAAGTAAATGTAGGCACTTCCAATAAGATCATGGAATTATTGTCCACTCACCCAGACATGCTTAAAAGAATAAAAAGATTAGCGGATAATAGCTAATCTATCTTTATTTTCTTTTTTAATTTATTTATATTATTTTTATTTTATTTTTATTTTATTTTTTTCTATTTTTTTCTATTTTGAATCCTTATTTTTACTTTTTTATTTATTTTAAAATAATTTATTATAAACTTTTTACAAATTTATCATATATAACATATATTTATATAATAGTTAGGACTAATATTAGTTTGTATGAATAAAAACTAAATTATTAGTTTTCAAAAGCTCTTACTACTTAGATTTATATATAATATAACAAAATTTTATATAAAATTTACTAAATGTATTAAAATTAAATTAATTAAATTATAAATAAATTATAAATTAAAATATAACAAGATTTACTTATGGTGAAATGATGAGTACCGAAAGAAAAAACATTATACTTAAGGGAGGAAGGGAACACAACCTCCAAAACATTGATTTATCCATACCAAGGGACCAATTTGTTGTGGTTACCGGTTTAAGCGGTTCAGGTAAATCAACACTTGCATTCGACACCATTTATGCTGAAGGACAGCGTAGATATGTTGAATCATTATCAGCTTATGCAAGACAGTTTTTAGGCCAAATGAAAAAGCCTGAAGTTGATTATATTGAAGGATTATCACCTGCAATTTCAATAGACCAAAAGACTACAAAGGTTAATCCAAGATCAACAGTAGGTACCATTACAGAAATTTATGATTACTTACGTTTATTGTATGCAAGAATAGGAATTCCACATTGTCCTAAATGTGGAAGGGAAATATCTCATCAAACCATTGGACAGATAACTGAATCCATTATAGAAGAGGGAGAAGGAACTAAGATACATGTGCTTGCTCCTGTTGTAAAAGACCGTAAAGGTGAGCATAAGGATATTTTAGAAGACTTTAGAAAGAAAGGTTTTGTCAGAGTACGTGTAGATGGTGAAGTAAAAGGTCTCGATGAGGATATTGTGCTTGGAAAAAACTTCAGACACAATATTGAATTGGTAGTGGATAGGCTTGTTATCAGGGAAGGAATCGACTTCCAAAGAAGGTTATCAGATTCTGTAGAAACCGCTTGCAATTTTGCAGATGGTCTTGTAACTGTCATGTTTAATAAAAGGGATGATGAAGGAAATGAATCCACATATGAAAAAACCTATTCCGAAGACTTTGCATGTACTAACTGTGGCATAAGTTTCCAGGAATTGACTCCTCGTATGTTTTCATTCAATGCACCTCAAGGAGCTTGTCCTGAATGTAATGGTATAGGAACAAAAATGGAAATGGATCCTGACTTGATTGTGCCGAATAAGAACTTAAGCTTAAATGATGGAGCAATCGTTCCATGGTCAAAATCAACTAAGAAGGAAAATTACTATTATCAAATGCTTAAAGCAGTTGCTGATCACTTTGGATTTAGCATGGATACTCCATTTAAGGATTTAACCGAAGAAGAGCAGCACATAATTCTTTATGGTTCAAATGAAAAGGTTGCATTCGCCTTTAAAAGAAGAAACAGATCTTACAGAGTCAACCGTAAGTTTGAAGGTGTAATTACAAGAATGGAAAGATTATACATTGAAACCAAATCC
Coding sequences within:
- a CDS encoding zinc metalloprotease HtpX, with translation MKGTWKLKLRLWLSMVLMFGIVYILIMLAGNFLGYGGFYGFYAIAGIGVIFLQYLFGPKIVESSMGVHQLSEAEAPQLHQMVSELAAAANIPKPKVGISNTMVPNAFAYGRSKRSGHICVTRGILGLLDEEELRAVLGHEMSHIKHNDMAITTVVSAIPLICYYLSFSLMFSGGGDNDNRGTLLGILALIAYFLGQLIVLFISRIREYYADAGSVELGCKPEKLASALYKLVNGAAKVPQSEIRDIEGTKAFFLTDISNARNEFNNLAQLDLDMDGAISAEELNVLRDSKVNVGTSNKIMELLSTHPDMLKRIKRLADNS